A genomic segment from Oncorhynchus keta strain PuntledgeMale-10-30-2019 chromosome 9, Oket_V2, whole genome shotgun sequence encodes:
- the LOC127931618 gene encoding uncharacterized protein LOC127931618 isoform X5, producing the protein MWTLQGVESVPRGCWPMLTLQGVESVPQGCWPMWTRQGVESVPRGCWPMWTLQGVESVPQGCWPMLTRQGVESVPQGCWPMLTLQGVEGVPQGCWPMLTLQGVESVPQGCWPMLTLQGVESVPQGCWPMLTLQGVESVPQGCWPMLTRQGVESVPQGCWPMLTLQVVESVPRGCWPMLTLQGVEGVPQGCWPMLTLQGVESVPQGCWPMLTLQGVESVPQGCWPMLTRQGVESVPQGCWPMLTLQGVESVPRGCWPMLTLQGVESVLQGCWPMLTRQGVESVPQGCWPMLTLQGVESVPQGCWPMLTRQGVESVPQGCWPMLTLQGVESVPRGCWPMLTLQGVESVPQGCWPMLTPVLPTVVSVGWMSCGWWTILDTHGKLLRVEKPSSVAVLDTNRLSPTTIPCSKGLKYLVWPVHPLNGTHTQYIVSRLKNPSVTCLLPFIYLVSHV; encoded by the exons atgtggactctacaaggtgttgaaagtgttccacggggatgctggcccatgttgactctacaaggtgtcgaaagtgttccacagggatgctggcccatgtggactcgacaaggtgtcgaaagtgttccacggggatgctggcccatgtggactctacaaggtgtcgaaagcgttccacagggatgctggcccatgttgactcgacaaggtgtcgaaagtgttccacagggatgctggcccatgttgactctacaaggtgttgagggcgttccacagggatgctggcccatgttgactctacaaggtgttgaaagcgttccacagggatgctggcccatgttgactctacaaggtgttgaaagcgttccacagggatgctggcccatgttgactctacaag gtgtcgaaagcgttccacagggatgctggcccatgttgactcgacaaggtgtcgaaagtgttccacagggatgctggcccatgttgactctacaagtggtcgaaagcgttccacggggatgctggcccatgttgactctacaaggtgttgagggcgttccacagggatgctggcccatgttgactctacaaggtgttgaaagcgttccacagggatgctggcccatgttgactctacaaggtgttgaaag tgttccacagggatgctggcccatgttgactcgacaaggtgtcgaaagtgttccacagggatgctggcccatgttgactctacaag gtgtcgaaagtgttccacggggatgctggcccatgttgactctacaaggtgtcgaaagtgttctacagggatgctggcccatgttgactcgacaaggtgttgaaagcgttccacagggatgctggcccatgttgactctacaaggtgtcgaaagtgttccacagggatgctggcccatgttgactcgacaaggtgtcgaaagtgttccacagggatgctggcccatgttgactctacaag gtgtcgaaagtgttccacggggatgctggcccatgttgactctacaag gtgtcgaaagcgttccacagggatgctggcccatgttgactccagtgcttcccacagttgtgtcagttggctggatgtcctgtggttggtggaccattcttgatacacacgggaaactgttgagagtggaaaaacccagcagcgttgcagttcttgacacaaaccgtctatcacctactaccataccctgttcaaagggaCTTAAATATTTAGTCtggcccgttcaccctctgaatggcacacatacacaatacattgtttcaaggcttaaaaatccttctgtaacctgtctcctccccttcatctacctggtgtcccatgtctaa
- the LOC127931618 gene encoding uncharacterized protein LOC127931618 isoform X12: MWTLQGVESVPRGCWPMLTLQGVESVPQGCWPMWTRQGVESVPRGCWPMWTLQGVESVPQGCWPMLTRQGVESVPQGCWPMLTLQGVEGVPQGCWPMLTLQGVESVPQGCWPMLTLQGVESVPQGCWPMLTLQGVESVPQGCWPMLTRQGVESVPQGCWPMLTLQVVESVPRGCWPMLTLQGVEGVPQGCWPMLTLQGVESVPQGCWPMLTLQGVESVPQGCWPMLTLQGVESVPQGCWPMLTLQGVESVPQGCWPMLTRQGVESVPQGCWPMLTLQGVESVPRGCWPMLTLQGVESVPQGCWPMLTPVLPTVVSVGWMSCGWWTILDTHGKLLRVEKPSSVAVLDTNRLSPTTIPCSKGLKYLVWPVHPLNGTHTQYIVSRLKNPSVTCLLPFIYLVSHV; this comes from the exons atgtggactctacaaggtgttgaaagtgttccacggggatgctggcccatgttgactctacaaggtgtcgaaagtgttccacagggatgctggcccatgtggactcgacaaggtgtcgaaagtgttccacggggatgctggcccatgtggactctacaaggtgtcgaaagcgttccacagggatgctggcccatgttgactcgacaaggtgtcgaaagtgttccacagggatgctggcccatgttgactctacaaggtgttgagggcgttccacagggatgctggcccatgttgactctacaaggtgttgaaagcgttccacagggatgctggcccatgttgactctacaaggtgttgaaagcgttccacagggatgctggcccatgttgactctacaag gtgtcgaaagcgttccacagggatgctggcccatgttgactcgacaaggtgtcgaaagtgttccacagggatgctggcccatgttgactctacaagtggtcgaaagcgttccacggggatgctggcccatgttgactctacaaggtgttgagggcgttccacagggatgctggcccatgttgactctacaaggtgttgaaagcgttccacagggatgctggcccatgttgactctacaag gtgttgaaagcgttccacagggatgctggcccatgttgactctacaag gtgttgaaagcgttccacagggatgctggcccatgttgactctacaaggtgtcgaaagtgttccacagggatgctggcccatgttgactcgacaaggtgtcgaaagtgttccacagggatgctggcccatgttgactctacaag gtgtcgaaagtgttccacggggatgctggcccatgttgactctacaag gtgtcgaaagcgttccacagggatgctggcccatgttgactccagtgcttcccacagttgtgtcagttggctggatgtcctgtggttggtggaccattcttgatacacacgggaaactgttgagagtggaaaaacccagcagcgttgcagttcttgacacaaaccgtctatcacctactaccataccctgttcaaagggaCTTAAATATTTAGTCtggcccgttcaccctctgaatggcacacatacacaatacattgtttcaaggcttaaaaatccttctgtaacctgtctcctccccttcatctacctggtgtcccatgtctaa
- the LOC127931618 gene encoding uncharacterized protein LOC127931618 isoform X15, which produces MWTLQGVESVPRGCWPMLTLQGVESVPQGCWPMWTRQGVESVPRGCWPMWTLQGVESVPQGCWPMLTRQGVESVPQGCWPMLTLQGVEGVPQGCWPMLTLQGVESVPQGCWPMLTLQGVESVPQGCWPMLTLQGVESVPQGCWPMLTRQGVESVPQGCWPMLTLQVVESVPRGCWPMLTLQGVEGVPQGCWPMLTLQGVESVPQGCWPMLTLQGVESVPQGCWPMLTLQGVESVPQGCWPMLTRQGVESVPQGCWPMLTLQGVESVPRGCWPMLTLQGVESVPQGCWPMLTPVLPTVVSVGWMSCGWWTILDTHGKLLRVEKPSSVAVLDTNRLSPTTIPCSKGLKYLVWPVHPLNGTHTQYIVSRLKNPSVTCLLPFIYLVSHV; this is translated from the exons atgtggactctacaaggtgttgaaagtgttccacggggatgctggcccatgttgactctacaaggtgtcgaaagtgttccacagggatgctggcccatgtggactcgacaaggtgtcgaaagtgttccacggggatgctggcccatgtggactctacaaggtgtcgaaagcgttccacagggatgctggcccatgttgactcgacaaggtgtcgaaagtgttccacagggatgctggcccatgttgactctacaaggtgttgagggcgttccacagggatgctggcccatgttgactctacaaggtgttgaaagcgttccacagggatgctggcccatgttgactctacaaggtgttgaaagcgttccacagggatgctggcccatgttgactctacaag gtgtcgaaagcgttccacagggatgctggcccatgttgactcgacaaggtgtcgaaagtgttccacagggatgctggcccatgttgactctacaagtggtcgaaagcgttccacggggatgctggcccatgttgactctacaaggtgttgagggcgttccacagggatgctggcccatgttgactctacaaggtgttgaaagcgttccacagggatgctggcccatgttgactctacaag gtgttgaaagcgttccacagggatgctggcccatgttgactctacaaggtgtcgaaagtgttccacagggatgctggcccatgttgactcgacaaggtgtcgaaagtgttccacagggatgctggcccatgttgactctacaag gtgtcgaaagtgttccacggggatgctggcccatgttgactctacaag gtgtcgaaagcgttccacagggatgctggcccatgttgactccagtgcttcccacagttgtgtcagttggctggatgtcctgtggttggtggaccattcttgatacacacgggaaactgttgagagtggaaaaacccagcagcgttgcagttcttgacacaaaccgtctatcacctactaccataccctgttcaaagggaCTTAAATATTTAGTCtggcccgttcaccctctgaatggcacacatacacaatacattgtttcaaggcttaaaaatccttctgtaacctgtctcctccccttcatctacctggtgtcccatgtctaa
- the LOC127931618 gene encoding uncharacterized protein LOC127931618 isoform X4, with translation MWTLQGVESVPRGCWPMLTLQGVESVPQGCWPMWTRQGVESVPRGCWPMWTLQGVESVPQGCWPMLTRQGVESVPQGCWPMLTLQGVEGVPQGCWPMLTLQGVESVPQGCWPMLTLQGVESVPQGCWPMLTLQGVESVPQGCWPMLTRQGVESVPQGCWPMLTLQVVESVPRGCWPMLTLQGVEGVPQGCWPMLTLQGVESVPQGCWPMLTLQGVESVPQGCWPMLTRQGVESVPQGCWPMLTRQGVESVPQGCWPMLTLQGVESVPRGCWPMLTLQGVESVLQGCWPMLTRQGVESVPQGCWPMLTLQGVESVPQGCWPMLTRQGVESVPRGCWPMLTLQGVESVPQGCWPMLTPVLPTVVSVGWMSCGWWTILDTHGKLLRVEKPSSVAVLDTNRLSPTTIPCSKGLKYLVWPVHPLNGTHTQYIVSRLKNPSVTCLLPFIYLVSHV, from the exons atgtggactctacaaggtgttgaaagtgttccacggggatgctggcccatgttgactctacaaggtgtcgaaagtgttccacagggatgctggcccatgtggactcgacaaggtgtcgaaagtgttccacggggatgctggcccatgtggactctacaaggtgtcgaaagcgttccacagggatgctggcccatgttgactcgacaaggtgtcgaaagtgttccacagggatgctggcccatgttgactctacaaggtgttgagggcgttccacagggatgctggcccatgttgactctacaaggtgttgaaagcgttccacagggatgctggcccatgttgactctacaaggtgttgaaagcgttccacagggatgctggcccatgttgactctacaag gtgtcgaaagcgttccacagggatgctggcccatgttgactcgacaaggtgtcgaaagtgttccacagggatgctggcccatgttgactctacaagtggtcgaaagcgttccacggggatgctggcccatgttgactctacaaggtgttgagggcgttccacagggatgctggcccatgttgactctacaaggtgttgaaagcgttccacagggatgctggcccatgttgactctacaaggtgttgaaag cgttccacagggatgctggcccatgttgactcgacaaggtgtcgaaagtgttccacagggatgctggcccatgttgactcgacaaggtgtcgaaagtgttccacagggatgctggcccatgttgactctacaag gtgtcgaaagtgttccacggggatgctggcccatgttgactctacaaggtgtcgaaagtgttctacagggatgctggcccatgttgactcgacaaggtgttgaaagcgttccacagggatgctggcccatgttgactctacaaggtgtcgaaagtgttccacagggatgctggcccatgttgactcgacaag gtgtcgaaagtgttccacggggatgctggcccatgttgactctacaag gtgtcgaaagcgttccacagggatgctggcccatgttgactccagtgcttcccacagttgtgtcagttggctggatgtcctgtggttggtggaccattcttgatacacacgggaaactgttgagagtggaaaaacccagcagcgttgcagttcttgacacaaaccgtctatcacctactaccataccctgttcaaagggaCTTAAATATTTAGTCtggcccgttcaccctctgaatggcacacatacacaatacattgtttcaaggcttaaaaatccttctgtaacctgtctcctccccttcatctacctggtgtcccatgtctaa
- the LOC127931618 gene encoding uncharacterized protein LOC127931618 isoform X16 produces the protein MWTLQGVESVPRGCWPMLTLQGVESVPQGCWPMWTRQGVESVPRGCWPMWTLQGVESVPQGCWPMLTRQGVESVPQGCWPMLTLQGVEGVPQGCWPMLTLQGVESVPQGCWPMLTLQGVESVPQGCWPMLTLQGVESVPQGCWPMLTRQGVESVPQGCWPMLTLQVVESVPRGCWPMLTLQGVEGVPQGCWPMLTLQGVESVPQGCWPMLTLQGVESVPQGCWPMLTRQGVESVPQGCWPMLTRQGVESVPQGCWPMLTLQGVESVPRGCWPMLTLQGVESVPQGCWPMLTPVLPTVVSVGWMSCGWWTILDTHGKLLRVEKPSSVAVLDTNRLSPTTIPCSKGLKYLVWPVHPLNGTHTQYIVSRLKNPSVTCLLPFIYLVSHV, from the exons atgtggactctacaaggtgttgaaagtgttccacggggatgctggcccatgttgactctacaaggtgtcgaaagtgttccacagggatgctggcccatgtggactcgacaaggtgtcgaaagtgttccacggggatgctggcccatgtggactctacaaggtgtcgaaagcgttccacagggatgctggcccatgttgactcgacaaggtgtcgaaagtgttccacagggatgctggcccatgttgactctacaaggtgttgagggcgttccacagggatgctggcccatgttgactctacaaggtgttgaaagcgttccacagggatgctggcccatgttgactctacaaggtgttgaaagcgttccacagggatgctggcccatgttgactctacaag gtgtcgaaagcgttccacagggatgctggcccatgttgactcgacaaggtgtcgaaagtgttccacagggatgctggcccatgttgactctacaagtggtcgaaagcgttccacggggatgctggcccatgttgactctacaaggtgttgagggcgttccacagggatgctggcccatgttgactctacaaggtgttgaaagcgttccacagggatgctggcccatgttgactctacaaggtgttgaaag cgttccacagggatgctggcccatgttgactcgacaaggtgtcgaaagtgttccacagggatgctggcccatgttgactcgacaaggtgtcgaaagtgttccacagggatgctggcccatgttgactctacaag gtgtcgaaagtgttccacggggatgctggcccatgttgactctacaag gtgtcgaaagcgttccacagggatgctggcccatgttgactccagtgcttcccacagttgtgtcagttggctggatgtcctgtggttggtggaccattcttgatacacacgggaaactgttgagagtggaaaaacccagcagcgttgcagttcttgacacaaaccgtctatcacctactaccataccctgttcaaagggaCTTAAATATTTAGTCtggcccgttcaccctctgaatggcacacatacacaatacattgtttcaaggcttaaaaatccttctgtaacctgtctcctccccttcatctacctggtgtcccatgtctaa
- the LOC127931618 gene encoding uncharacterized protein LOC127931618 isoform X8, with protein MWTLQGVESVPRGCWPMLTLQGVESVPQGCWPMWTRQGVESVPRGCWPMWTLQGVESVPQGCWPMLTRQGVESVPQGCWPMLTLQGVEGVPQGCWPMLTLQGVESVPQGCWPMLTLQGVESVPQGCWPMLTLQGVESVPQGCWPMLTRQGVESVPQGCWPMLTLQVVESVPRGCWPMLTLQGVEGVPQGCWPMLTLQGVESVPQGCWPMLTLQGVESVPQGCWPMLTRQGVESVPQGCWPMLTLQGVESVPQGCWPMLTLQGVESVPQGCWPMLTLQGVESVPQGCWPMLTRQGVESVPQGCWPMLTLQGVESVPRGCWPMLTLQGVESVPQGCWPMLTPVLPTVVSVGWMSCGWWTILDTHGKLLRVEKPSSVAVLDTNRLSPTTIPCSKGLKYLVWPVHPLNGTHTQYIVSRLKNPSVTCLLPFIYLVSHV; from the exons atgtggactctacaaggtgttgaaagtgttccacggggatgctggcccatgttgactctacaaggtgtcgaaagtgttccacagggatgctggcccatgtggactcgacaaggtgtcgaaagtgttccacggggatgctggcccatgtggactctacaaggtgtcgaaagcgttccacagggatgctggcccatgttgactcgacaaggtgtcgaaagtgttccacagggatgctggcccatgttgactctacaaggtgttgagggcgttccacagggatgctggcccatgttgactctacaaggtgttgaaagcgttccacagggatgctggcccatgttgactctacaaggtgttgaaagcgttccacagggatgctggcccatgttgactctacaag gtgtcgaaagcgttccacagggatgctggcccatgttgactcgacaaggtgtcgaaagtgttccacagggatgctggcccatgttgactctacaagtggtcgaaagcgttccacggggatgctggcccatgttgactctacaaggtgttgagggcgttccacagggatgctggcccatgttgactctacaaggtgttgaaagcgttccacagggatgctggcccatgttgactctacaaggtgttgaaag tgttccacagggatgctggcccatgttgactcgacaaggtgtcgaaagtgttccacagggatgctggcccatgttgactctacaaggtgttgaaagcgttccacagggatgctggcccatgttgactctacaag gtgttgaaagcgttccacagggatgctggcccatgttgactctacaaggtgtcgaaagtgttccacagggatgctggcccatgttgactcgacaaggtgtcgaaagtgttccacagggatgctggcccatgttgactctacaag gtgtcgaaagtgttccacggggatgctggcccatgttgactctacaag gtgtcgaaagcgttccacagggatgctggcccatgttgactccagtgcttcccacagttgtgtcagttggctggatgtcctgtggttggtggaccattcttgatacacacgggaaactgttgagagtggaaaaacccagcagcgttgcagttcttgacacaaaccgtctatcacctactaccataccctgttcaaagggaCTTAAATATTTAGTCtggcccgttcaccctctgaatggcacacatacacaatacattgtttcaaggcttaaaaatccttctgtaacctgtctcctccccttcatctacctggtgtcccatgtctaa
- the LOC127931618 gene encoding uncharacterized protein LOC127931618 isoform X18: MWTLQGVESVPRGCWPMLTLQGVESVPQGCWPMWTRQGVESVPRGCWPMWTLQGVESVPQGCWPMLTRQGVESVPQGCWPMLTLQVVESVPRGCWPMLTLQGVEGVPQGCWPMLTLQGVESVPQGCWPMLTLQGVESVPQGCWPMLTRQGVESVPQGCWPMLTRQGVESVPQGCWPMLTLQGVESVPRGCWPMLTLQGVESVLQGCWPMLTRQGVESVPQGCWPMLTLQGVESVPQGCWPMLTRQGVESVPQGCWPMLTLQGVESVPRGCWPMLTLQGVESVPQGCWPMLTPVLPTVVSVGWMSCGWWTILDTHGKLLRVEKPSSVAVLDTNRLSPTTIPCSKGLKYLVWPVHPLNGTHTQYIVSRLKNPSVTCLLPFIYLVSHV, translated from the exons atgtggactctacaaggtgttgaaagtgttccacggggatgctggcccatgttgactctacaaggtgtcgaaagtgttccacagggatgctggcccatgtggactcgacaaggtgtcgaaagtgttccacggggatgctggcccatgtggactctacaag gtgtcgaaagcgttccacagggatgctggcccatgttgactcgacaaggtgtcgaaagtgttccacagggatgctggcccatgttgactctacaagtggtcgaaagcgttccacggggatgctggcccatgttgactctacaaggtgttgagggcgttccacagggatgctggcccatgttgactctacaaggtgttgaaagcgttccacagggatgctggcccatgttgactctacaaggtgttgaaag cgttccacagggatgctggcccatgttgactcgacaaggtgtcgaaagtgttccacagggatgctggcccatgttgactcgacaaggtgtcgaaagtgttccacagggatgctggcccatgttgactctacaag gtgtcgaaagtgttccacggggatgctggcccatgttgactctacaaggtgtcgaaagtgttctacagggatgctggcccatgttgactcgacaaggtgttgaaagcgttccacagggatgctggcccatgttgactctacaaggtgtcgaaagtgttccacagggatgctggcccatgttgactcgacaaggtgtcgaaagtgttccacagggatgctggcccatgttgactctacaag gtgtcgaaagtgttccacggggatgctggcccatgttgactctacaag gtgtcgaaagcgttccacagggatgctggcccatgttgactccagtgcttcccacagttgtgtcagttggctggatgtcctgtggttggtggaccattcttgatacacacgggaaactgttgagagtggaaaaacccagcagcgttgcagttcttgacacaaaccgtctatcacctactaccataccctgttcaaagggaCTTAAATATTTAGTCtggcccgttcaccctctgaatggcacacatacacaatacattgtttcaaggcttaaaaatccttctgtaacctgtctcctccccttcatctacctggtgtcccatgtctaa
- the LOC127931618 gene encoding uncharacterized protein LOC127931618 isoform X26, with the protein MWTLQGVESVPRGCWPMLTLQGVESVPQGCWPMWTRQGVESVPRGCWPMWTLQGVESVPQGCWPMLTRQGVESVPQGCWPMLTLQGVEGVPQGCWPMLTLQGVESVPQGCWPMLTLQGVESVPQGCWPMLTLQGVESVPQGCWPMLTLQGVESVPQGCWPMLTRQGVESVPQGCWPMLTLQGVESVPRGCWPMLTLQGVESVPQGCWPMLTPVLPTVVSVGWMSCGWWTILDTHGKLLRVEKPSSVAVLDTNRLSPTTIPCSKGLKYLVWPVHPLNGTHTQYIVSRLKNPSVTCLLPFIYLVSHV; encoded by the exons atgtggactctacaaggtgttgaaagtgttccacggggatgctggcccatgttgactctacaaggtgtcgaaagtgttccacagggatgctggcccatgtggactcgacaaggtgtcgaaagtgttccacggggatgctggcccatgtggactctacaaggtgtcgaaagcgttccacagggatgctggcccatgttgactcgacaaggtgtcgaaagtgttccacagggatgctggcccatgttgactctacaaggtgttgagggcgttccacagggatgctggcccatgttgactctacaaggtgttgaaagcgttccacagggatgctggcccatgttgactctacaaggtgttgaaagcgttccacagggatgctggcccatgttgactctacaag gtgttgaaagcgttccacagggatgctggcccatgttgactctacaaggtgtcgaaagtgttccacagggatgctggcccatgttgactcgacaaggtgtcgaaagtgttccacagggatgctggcccatgttgactctacaag gtgtcgaaagtgttccacggggatgctggcccatgttgactctacaag gtgtcgaaagcgttccacagggatgctggcccatgttgactccagtgcttcccacagttgtgtcagttggctggatgtcctgtggttggtggaccattcttgatacacacgggaaactgttgagagtggaaaaacccagcagcgttgcagttcttgacacaaaccgtctatcacctactaccataccctgttcaaagggaCTTAAATATTTAGTCtggcccgttcaccctctgaatggcacacatacacaatacattgtttcaaggcttaaaaatccttctgtaacctgtctcctccccttcatctacctggtgtcccatgtctaa